Proteins co-encoded in one Callospermophilus lateralis isolate mCalLat2 chromosome 2, mCalLat2.hap1, whole genome shotgun sequence genomic window:
- the Or5m9 gene encoding olfactory receptor 5M9, giving the protein MPNFTDVTEFVLVGLTRRRDLQVLFFVVFLVVYMITLLGNIGMIILISISPQLQSPMYFFLSHLSFVDVWFSSNVTPKMLENLLSENKTISYVGCLVQCYFFIALVHVEVYILAVMAFDRYMAICNPLLYGSKMSRIVCVRLISVPYVYGFSVSLICTLWTYGLYFCGNFEINHFYCADPPLIKIACGGVHIKEFTMIIIAGINFTYSLSVVLISYTLIVVAVLRMRSADGRKKAFSTCGSHLTAVSMFYGTLIFMYLRRPTEESVEQGKMVAAFYTTVIPMLNPMIYSLRNKDVKEAVNKAIAKVNLGQ; this is encoded by the coding sequence ATGCCAAATTTCACCGATGTAACAGAATTTGTTCTCGTGGGGTTGACCAGACGTCGGGATCTCCAGGTACTCTTTTTTGTGGTGTTCCTTGTGGTTTACATGATCACTCTGCTAGGGAATATTGGCATGATCATTTTGATCAGCATCAGCCCACAGCTTCAGAGCCCTATGTACTTTTTCCTGAGTCACTTGTCTTTCGTAGATGTGTGGTTCTCCTCCAATGTTACACCCAAGATGCTGGAAAACTTACTGTCAGAGAACAAGACCATTTCTTACGTGGGGTGTTTGGTGCAGTGCTACTTTTTCATTGCCCTTGTCCACGTGGAGGTCTACATCTTGGCAGTGATGGCTTTCGATCGCTACATGGCCATCTGTAACCCTTTACTCTATGGCAGTAAAATGTCCAGGATTGTGTGTGTTCGGCTCATCTCTGTGCCTTATGTCTATGGATTCTCTGTGAGTTTAATATGCACATTATGGACATATGGCTTATACTTCTGTGGAAATTTTGAAATCAACCACTTCTATTGTGCAGATCCTCCACTCATCAAGATTGCCTGTGGAGGAGTGCACATCAAAGAATTCACAATGATTATTATTGCTGGAATTAACTTCACGTATTCCCTGTCAGTGGTCCTCATCTCCTACACCCTCATTGTTGTCGCCGTGCTTCGTATGCGCTCTGCTGATGGGAGGAAGAAGGCCTTTTCCACCTGTGGGTCCCATTTGACTGCTGTTTCCATGTTTTATGGTACCCTCATATTCATGTACCTCAGGCGGCCAACTGAGGAGTCTGTGGAACAGGGCAAAATGGTAGCTGCATTTTATACCACAGTGATTCCTATGCTGAATCCCATGATCTACAGTCTGAGGAACAAGGATGTGAAAGAGGCAGTGAATAAAGCAATTGCCAAGGTCAACTTGGGGCAGTAA
- the LOC143391787 gene encoding olfactory receptor 5M3-like encodes MLNFTDVTEFILLGLTSRPELQLLFFVVFLLVYIITLIGNIGMIILIRISPQLNSPMYFFLSHLSFADVWFSSNVTPKMLENLVSEIKTISYAGCIVQCFFFIAFVHVEVFILAVMAFDRYMAIGNPLLYGSRMSRTICIRLISFPYVYGLFISLISTLWTHGLYFCGNIEINHFYCADPALIKMACAGTFIKEYTMRALAGLNFSYSLLVIIVSYIFILIAILRMRSAEGRKKAFSTCGSHLTAVTIFYGTLFFMYLRSPTEESVEQGKMVAVFYTTVIPMLNPMIYSLRNKDVKEAMNKAISRAFLTK; translated from the coding sequence ATGCTCAACTTTACTGATGTAACAGAATTTATCCTTTTAGGATTAACTAGTCGTCCTGAATTACAACTCCTTTTCTTTGTGGTTTTCCTGTTGGTCTACATTATCACCTTGATTGGCAACATTGGCATGATCATATTAATCAGGATCAGTCCTCAGCTCAACAGCCCCATGTACTTTTTCCTCAGCCACCTATCTTTTGCAGATGTGTGGTTCTCCTCTAATGTCACCCCTAAGATGCTGGAAAATTTAGTATCTGAGATAAAAACCATTTCCTATGCTGGCTGTATAGTGCAGTGCTTCTTCTTCATTGCTTTTGTCCATGTGGAAGTCTTCATTCTGGCTGTGATGGCCTTCGATAGGTACATGGCAATTGGCAACCCCCTCTTGTATGGCAGCAGGATGTCAAGAACCATCTGTATCCGGCTGATCTCTTTCCCTTATGTGTATGGCCTCTTCATCAGTCTGATCTCAACGCTGTGGACCCATGGTTTGTACTTCTGTGGAAACATTGAGATCAATCACTTCTACTGTGCGGATCCTGCTCTCATCAAAATGGCCTGCGCAGGGACCTTCATTAAAGAATATACCATGCGTGCATTAGCAGGTCTCAATTTTTCTTACTCTTTACTGGTCATCATTGTCTCTTACATTTTTATCCTTATTGCCATCCTGAGAATGCGTTCTgctgaaggaaggaagaaagccttctccacctgtggaTCACATTTGACAGCTGTCACCATATTTTATGGAACTCTCTTCTTCATGTATCTCAGAAGCCCAACAGAGGAGTCTGTGGAGCAGGGAAAGATGGTGGCTGTTTTCTACACCACAGTAATTCCTATGTTGAATCCTATGATCTACAGTCTCAGGAACAAGGATGTGAAGGAGGCCATGAACAAGGCCATCAGTAGAGCATTTTTAACTAAATAA
- the LOC143391785 gene encoding olfactory receptor 5M3, with amino-acid sequence MLNFTDVTEFILLGLTNRQEWQVLFFFIFLMVYIITVLGNIGMIILIKISPQLSSPMYFFLSHLSFVDVWFSSNVTPKMLENLLSKTKTISYAGCLVQCFFFIALVHVEIFILAVMAFDRYMAIGNPLLYGSKMSRVICIRLISFPYVYGFLTSLAATLWTYGLYFCGKIEINHFYCADPPLIKMACAGTFVKEYTMIILAGINFTYSLTVVIISYLFILIAILRMHSAEGRRKAFSTCGSHLAAVVIFYGTLIFMYLRRPTEESVEQGKLVAVFYTTVIPMLNPLIYSLRNKDVKEAMNKLINKASLMN; translated from the coding sequence ATGCTGAATTTCACTGATGTGACAGAATTTATTTTGTTGGGATTAACCAACCGTCAGGAATGGCAAGTtctcttcttcttcatttttctcaTGGTCTACATTATCACTGTGTTGGGTAACATTGGAATGATTATATTAATTAAGATCAGTCCACAGTTAAGCAGCCCCATGTATTTTTTTCTCAGCCATTTGTCATTTGTTGATGTGTGGTTTTCTTCCAATGTCACCCCTAAGATGTTAGAAAACCTGTTATCAAAGACAAAAACTATTTCTTACGCTGGTTGTCTAGTTCAGTGCTTTTTCTTTATTGCCCTGGTCCACGTAGAAATCTTTATTCTTGCTGTGATGGCCTTTGATAGATACATGGCGATTGGGAACCCTCTGTTGTATGGCAGCAAGATGTCAAGGGTCATCTGTATCCGCCTGATTTCCTTCCCTTATGTATATGGTTTTCTGACCAGTCTGGCAGCAACTTTGTGGACATATGGCTTGTACTTCTGTGGGAAAATTGAAATCAACCACTTCTACTGTGCAGATCCTCCTCTCATCAAAATGGCCTGTGCGGGAACCTTTGTGAAAGAATACACAATGATCATACTTGCAGGCATCAACTTCACATACTCCCTGACTGTAGTTATCATCTCTTATCTATTTATTCTCATTGCCATTCTAAGAATGCACTCAGCAGAAGGGAGACGCaaggccttctccacctgtggcTCCCATCTGGCGGCTGTGGTCATATTTTATGGTACTCTGATCTTCATGTATCTCAGACGTCCCACAGAGGAGTCTGTGGAGCAGGGGAAGCTGGTGGCCGTGTTCTACACCACAGTGATTCCCATGTTGAATCCTTTGATCTACAGTCTCAGGAACAAGGATGTTAAAGAAGCCATGAACAAACTGATTAACAAAGCATCTTTAATGAATTAG